A stretch of Aeromicrobium tamlense DNA encodes these proteins:
- a CDS encoding glutamate synthase subunit beta → MADPRGFMTTPRKVAERRPVEERVNDWNEVYPGGAGRALLPIISEQAGRCMDCGIPFCHQGCPLGNLIPEWNDLVWRDDWEDAIDRLHATNNFPEFTGRLCPAPCETACVVGINRDPVTIKNVEVSIIDKAWDMHNVKPETPEWLTGKTVAVVGSGPAGLATAQQLTRAGHTVAVYERDDKAGGLLRYGIPEFKMEKSHVDRRINQMQREGTVFRTGVAVGEAITGQQLRERYDAVVLAIGSTVRRDLPAPGRELAGIHQAMDFLPQANRVALGETVEDQIVATGKDVVIIGGGDTGADCLGTSIRQGARSVTSLEIMPRPSEERADAHPWPTYPMIYRVASAHEEGGERVYAVSTKEFVGDENGHVSGLHIVEVEMIDGRFQEVEGSEKVIPAQLVLFAMGFTGPETGGVVEQLGVDLDERGNIKRDLDYMSSVEGVFVAGDAGRGQSLIVWAIAEGRGAAAGVDAWLTGSTTLPKPIPPTARPLTV, encoded by the coding sequence GTGGCTGATCCCCGAGGTTTCATGACCACGCCCCGCAAGGTGGCCGAGCGCCGCCCCGTCGAGGAGCGGGTGAACGACTGGAACGAGGTCTATCCCGGCGGTGCCGGCCGAGCCCTGCTGCCGATCATCTCGGAGCAGGCCGGACGCTGCATGGACTGCGGCATCCCGTTCTGCCACCAGGGCTGCCCGCTGGGCAACCTGATCCCCGAGTGGAACGACCTGGTCTGGCGCGACGACTGGGAGGACGCGATCGATCGCCTGCACGCGACGAACAACTTCCCCGAGTTCACCGGGCGGCTGTGCCCGGCGCCGTGCGAGACGGCCTGCGTCGTGGGCATCAACCGCGACCCGGTGACCATCAAGAACGTCGAGGTCTCGATCATCGACAAGGCCTGGGACATGCACAACGTCAAGCCCGAGACGCCCGAGTGGCTGACCGGCAAGACGGTCGCGGTCGTGGGCTCCGGCCCCGCCGGCCTGGCCACCGCGCAGCAGCTGACGCGCGCCGGCCACACGGTCGCGGTGTACGAGCGCGACGACAAGGCCGGTGGCCTGCTGCGCTACGGCATCCCCGAGTTCAAGATGGAGAAGTCGCACGTCGACCGCCGCATCAACCAGATGCAGCGCGAGGGCACGGTGTTCCGCACCGGCGTCGCCGTCGGCGAGGCGATCACGGGCCAGCAGCTGCGCGAGCGGTACGACGCCGTCGTGCTGGCGATCGGCTCCACCGTCCGTCGTGACCTCCCGGCGCCCGGCCGCGAGCTCGCGGGCATCCACCAGGCGATGGACTTCCTGCCGCAGGCCAACCGCGTCGCGCTGGGCGAGACGGTCGAGGACCAGATCGTCGCCACGGGCAAGGACGTCGTCATCATCGGCGGCGGCGACACCGGCGCCGACTGTCTCGGCACCTCGATCCGCCAGGGCGCGCGCTCGGTCACGAGCCTCGAGATCATGCCGCGTCCCAGCGAGGAGCGGGCCGACGCCCACCCCTGGCCGACCTACCCGATGATCTACCGCGTCGCCTCGGCGCACGAGGAGGGCGGCGAGCGCGTCTACGCCGTCTCCACGAAGGAGTTCGTCGGCGACGAGAACGGCCACGTCAGCGGCCTGCACATCGTCGAGGTCGAGATGATCGACGGCCGCTTCCAGGAGGTCGAGGGCAGCGAGAAGGTCATCCCGGCGCAGCTCGTGCTGTTCGCGATGGGCTTCACCGGTCCCGAGACCGGCGGCGTCGTCGAGCAGCTCGGCGTCGACCTGGACGAGCGCGGCAACATCAAGCGCGACCTCGACTACATGTCCAGCGTCGAGGGCGTCTTCGTCGCCGGTGACGCCGGCCGCGGCCAGTCGCTCATCGTGTGGGCGATCGCCGAGGGCCGCGGCGCGGCCGCCGGCGTGGACGCGTGGCTGACCGGATCGACCACGCTCCCCAAGCCGATCCCGCCCACGGCGCGACCGCTCACGGTCTGA
- the gltB gene encoding glutamate synthase large subunit: MDRPLFSAAPPAQGLYDPANEHDNCGVAFVATLTGVPSHEMVQHGLTALRNLDHRGAVGGEPNTGDGAGILMQVPDRFLRGVAPTELPDLGHYAAGMAFLPRERVTAAKADVERIAAEEGLEVLGWREVPVEPSILGSMAYAAMPAFELFFVTTPDRSTAGLELDRLTYAVNKRAHHEAGVYFPSLSSRTLVYKGMLTTEQLDVFFPDLLDERMESALAIVHSRFSTNTFPSWPLAHPFRYLAHNGEINTARGNRNWMRAREALLESDLIPGDLSRLFPICSPDGSDTASLDEVLELLHLGGRSLPHAVMMMIPEAWENNAEMDPARRAFYEFHSTVMEAWDGPAAVCFTDGTQIGAVLDRNGLRPGRYVITEDGLVVLASEAGVLDIDPKTITRKGRVEPGKMFLLDLAEHRVVEDHEIKRSLATEHPYEEWLYSGLVRFEDLPDLEHIVHTHASVARRQQVFGYTEEEVRKLVAPIARTGAEAIGSMGTDTPIAALSDRPRLLFDYFSQLFAQVTNPPLDAIREEVVTSLAGTIGPEKNLLDPSPASCRMLQLPFPVIDSDELAKIRHMNRDGDMPGFSVHVVRGLYDVLGGGEALAKRLDEICAEVSDAIVNRGARIIVLSDRHSNVDLAPIPSLLLTGAVHHHMVREKLRTQAGLLIEAGDVREVHHVALLIGFGATAVNPYLALETAEDLAREGVYVEGVDPTKAARNVAYGLGKGVLKVMSKIGVSTVSSYTGAQIFECVGLSNEVVDRYFTGTSSKLDGVGLDVIADEVHARHLKAYPTKGIAGPRRLLEVGGEYQWRRQGPEHLFDPDTVFRLQHSTRTGRYDIFKQYTQKVDDQSGRLMTLRGLMKFNSDRQPISIDEVEPISEIVKRFSTGAMSYGSISQEAHETLAIAMNRLGGKSNTGEGGEDPERLYDPERRSAIKQVASGRFGVTSEYLTNADDIQIKMAQGAKPGEGGQLPGPKVYPWVAKTRHSTPGVGLISPPPHHDIYSIEDLKQLIHDLKNANPSARVHVKLVSEVGVGTVAAGVSKAKADVVLISGHDGGTGASPLTSLKHAGGPWELGLAETQQTLLLNGLRDRIVVQVDGQLKTGRDVVIAALLGGEEFGFATAPLVVSGCIMMRVCHLDTCPVGVATQNRSLREKYSGKAEYVVNFFEFIAQEVREILAELGFRSIDEAVGHAEVLDVREAIDHWKASSLNLAPVLFRPELPEGASLRRTVEQDHGLDRALDNELIALAGDALEKGEPVRAQLEIRNVNRTVGTMLGHEVTKRYRGAGLPDDTIDITFLGSAGQSFGAFVPRGITLRLEGDGNDYVGKGLSGGRIVVRPPRESQFAAEGQIVAGNVIGFGATGGEIYLRGKVGERFCVRNSGATAVVEGVGDHALEYMTGGRVVILGPTGRNVAAGMSGGSAYVLDLDHDVVNPEMVEVRPVPEATGAELEAIVRRHFEETGSAVAEQLLRDWPASLARISEIMPVNYRRVLEAKASAESEGLSEDETTARMMEVAARG; the protein is encoded by the coding sequence GCACGACAACTGTGGTGTCGCCTTCGTGGCCACCCTCACCGGCGTGCCCAGCCACGAGATGGTGCAGCACGGCCTGACGGCCCTGCGCAACCTCGACCACCGTGGCGCCGTCGGCGGCGAGCCCAACACCGGCGACGGCGCCGGCATCCTCATGCAGGTGCCGGACCGGTTCCTGCGTGGCGTCGCCCCGACCGAGCTGCCCGATCTCGGCCACTACGCCGCGGGCATGGCGTTCCTGCCGCGCGAGCGCGTCACCGCCGCGAAGGCCGACGTCGAGCGCATCGCCGCCGAGGAGGGTCTCGAAGTCCTGGGCTGGCGCGAGGTTCCGGTCGAGCCGTCGATCCTCGGCTCCATGGCCTACGCCGCGATGCCCGCCTTCGAGCTGTTCTTCGTCACCACGCCGGACCGCTCCACCGCGGGACTCGAGCTCGACCGCCTCACCTACGCGGTCAACAAGCGCGCGCACCACGAGGCGGGCGTCTACTTCCCGTCGCTGTCGTCTCGCACCCTCGTCTACAAGGGCATGCTCACGACCGAGCAGCTCGACGTGTTCTTCCCCGACCTGCTCGACGAGCGCATGGAGTCGGCGCTGGCGATCGTGCACAGCCGCTTCTCCACCAACACGTTCCCGAGCTGGCCGCTGGCGCACCCGTTCCGCTACTTGGCGCACAACGGCGAGATCAACACCGCCCGCGGCAACCGCAACTGGATGCGCGCCCGCGAGGCGCTGCTCGAGAGCGACCTGATCCCCGGCGACCTGTCGCGCCTGTTCCCCATCTGCAGCCCCGACGGCTCGGACACGGCCTCGCTCGACGAGGTGCTCGAGCTGCTGCACCTGGGCGGTCGCTCGCTGCCGCACGCGGTGATGATGATGATCCCCGAGGCGTGGGAGAACAACGCCGAGATGGATCCCGCGCGCCGCGCGTTCTACGAGTTCCACTCCACCGTCATGGAGGCCTGGGACGGCCCCGCCGCGGTGTGCTTCACCGACGGCACCCAGATCGGTGCGGTCCTCGACCGCAACGGCCTGCGCCCCGGCCGCTACGTCATCACCGAGGACGGCCTCGTCGTGCTCGCGTCCGAGGCCGGCGTGCTCGACATCGATCCCAAGACGATCACCCGCAAGGGCCGCGTCGAGCCGGGCAAGATGTTCCTGCTCGACCTCGCCGAGCACCGCGTCGTCGAGGACCACGAGATCAAGCGCTCGCTCGCGACCGAGCACCCGTACGAGGAGTGGCTGTACTCGGGCCTCGTGCGCTTCGAGGACCTGCCCGACCTCGAGCACATCGTGCACACGCACGCCTCGGTCGCCCGTCGCCAGCAGGTGTTCGGCTACACCGAGGAGGAGGTCCGCAAGCTCGTCGCGCCGATCGCGCGCACGGGAGCGGAGGCCATCGGCTCGATGGGCACCGACACGCCGATCGCGGCGCTGTCCGACCGCCCGCGCCTGCTGTTCGACTACTTCAGCCAGCTGTTCGCGCAGGTCACGAACCCGCCGCTGGACGCCATCCGCGAGGAGGTCGTCACCTCGCTCGCCGGCACCATCGGCCCCGAGAAGAACCTGCTCGACCCCAGCCCGGCCTCGTGCCGCATGCTGCAGCTGCCGTTCCCCGTGATCGACAGCGACGAGCTGGCCAAGATCCGCCACATGAACCGTGACGGCGACATGCCCGGCTTCAGCGTGCACGTCGTCCGCGGCCTGTACGACGTGCTCGGCGGGGGAGAGGCGCTCGCGAAGCGCCTCGACGAGATCTGCGCCGAGGTGTCCGACGCGATCGTCAACCGTGGCGCGCGCATCATCGTGCTGTCGGACCGTCACTCCAACGTCGACCTCGCCCCCATCCCGTCGCTGCTGCTGACCGGCGCCGTGCACCACCACATGGTGCGCGAGAAGCTGCGCACGCAGGCCGGCCTGCTGATCGAGGCCGGCGACGTCCGCGAGGTCCACCACGTGGCCCTGCTCATCGGTTTCGGCGCCACGGCGGTCAACCCGTACCTGGCGCTCGAGACCGCCGAGGACCTGGCCCGCGAGGGCGTCTACGTCGAGGGCGTCGACCCGACCAAGGCCGCCCGCAACGTGGCCTACGGCCTGGGCAAGGGCGTCCTGAAGGTCATGAGCAAGATCGGCGTCTCGACGGTCTCGTCGTACACCGGCGCGCAGATCTTCGAGTGCGTCGGCCTGTCGAACGAGGTCGTCGACCGCTACTTCACCGGCACGTCGAGCAAGCTCGACGGCGTCGGCCTCGACGTCATCGCCGACGAGGTCCACGCGCGCCACCTCAAGGCCTACCCGACGAAGGGCATCGCCGGTCCGCGCCGCCTGCTCGAGGTCGGCGGCGAGTACCAGTGGCGCCGCCAGGGTCCGGAGCACCTCTTCGACCCCGACACCGTCTTCCGCCTGCAGCACTCCACGCGCACGGGCCGGTACGACATCTTCAAGCAGTACACGCAGAAGGTGGACGACCAGTCCGGCCGTCTGATGACCCTGCGCGGCCTGATGAAGTTCAACTCCGACCGCCAGCCCATCTCGATCGACGAGGTCGAGCCGATCTCCGAGATCGTCAAGCGCTTCTCCACCGGCGCCATGTCGTACGGCTCGATCAGCCAGGAGGCGCACGAGACCCTCGCCATCGCGATGAACCGCCTCGGCGGCAAGTCGAACACCGGCGAGGGCGGCGAGGACCCCGAGCGCCTCTACGACCCCGAGCGCCGCTCGGCGATCAAGCAGGTCGCGTCGGGCCGCTTCGGCGTCACGAGCGAGTACCTCACGAACGCCGACGACATCCAGATCAAGATGGCCCAGGGCGCCAAGCCGGGCGAGGGCGGCCAGCTGCCCGGTCCGAAGGTGTACCCGTGGGTGGCCAAGACGCGTCACTCGACGCCGGGCGTGGGCCTCATCAGCCCTCCGCCGCACCACGACATCTACTCGATCGAGGACCTCAAGCAGCTCATCCACGACCTGAAGAACGCCAACCCGTCGGCCCGCGTCCACGTGAAGCTGGTCTCCGAGGTCGGCGTCGGCACGGTCGCGGCGGGCGTCTCGAAGGCCAAGGCCGACGTCGTGCTGATCTCCGGCCACGACGGCGGCACGGGCGCGTCCCCGCTGACGAGCCTCAAGCACGCCGGTGGTCCGTGGGAGCTCGGCCTGGCCGAGACCCAGCAGACCCTGCTGCTCAACGGGCTGCGCGACCGCATCGTCGTGCAGGTCGACGGCCAGCTCAAGACGGGGCGCGACGTCGTGATCGCCGCGCTGCTCGGCGGCGAGGAGTTCGGCTTCGCCACGGCGCCGCTCGTGGTCTCGGGCTGCATCATGATGCGCGTCTGCCACCTCGACACCTGCCCCGTGGGCGTCGCCACGCAGAACCGCTCGCTGCGCGAGAAGTACTCCGGCAAGGCCGAGTACGTCGTGAACTTCTTCGAGTTCATCGCGCAGGAGGTCCGCGAGATCCTCGCCGAGCTCGGCTTCCGAAGCATCGACGAGGCCGTCGGCCACGCGGAGGTCCTCGACGTCCGCGAGGCGATCGACCACTGGAAGGCCAGCTCGCTGAACCTGGCGCCCGTGCTGTTCCGGCCCGAGCTGCCCGAGGGCGCCTCGCTCCGCCGCACGGTGGAGCAGGACCACGGCCTCGACCGCGCCCTCGACAACGAGCTCATCGCGCTCGCGGGCGACGCGCTGGAGAAGGGCGAGCCCGTCCGGGCCCAGCTCGAGATCCGCAACGTCAACCGCACCGTGGGCACGATGCTCGGTCACGAGGTCACCAAGCGCTACCGCGGCGCGGGCCTGCCCGACGACACGATCGACATCACCTTCCTGGGCTCGGCCGGCCAGTCGTTCGGCGCCTTCGTGCCGCGCGGCATCACGCTGCGCCTCGAGGGCGACGGCAACGACTACGTCGGCAAGGGCCTGTCGGGCGGCCGCATCGTGGTCCGCCCGCCGCGCGAGTCGCAGTTCGCGGCCGAGGGCCAGATCGTGGCCGGCAACGTGATCGGCTTCGGCGCCACCGGCGGCGAGATCTACCTGCGCGGCAAGGTGGGCGAGCGCTTCTGCGTCCGCAACTCCGGCGCCACGGCGGTCGTCGAGGGCGTGGGCGACCACGCGCTCGAGTACATGACCGGCGGCCGCGTCGTGATCCTGGGCCCGACCGGCCGCAACGTCGCGGCCGGCATGAGCGGTGGGTCGGCCTACGTGCTCGACCTCGACCACGACGTGGTCAACCCCGAGATGGTCGAGGTGCGCCCCGTGCCCGAGGCCACCGGTGCCGAGCTGGAGGCGATCGTGCGCCGCCACTTCGAGGAGACGGGCTCGGCCGTGGCCGAGCAGCTGCTCCGCGACTGGCCCGCGAGCCTGGCTCGCATCAGCGAGATCATGCCGGTCAACTACCGGCGGGTCCTGGAAGCGAAAGCCTCGGCGGAGTCGGAAGGACTCTCCGAGGACGAGACGACTGCACGCATGATGGAGGTGGCAGCCCGTGGCTGA